In a single window of the Chloroflexota bacterium genome:
- the tuf gene encoding elongation factor Tu (EF-Tu; promotes GTP-dependent binding of aminoacyl-tRNA to the A-site of ribosomes during protein biosynthesis; when the tRNA anticodon matches the mRNA codon, GTP hydrolysis results; the inactive EF-Tu-GDP leaves the ribosome and release of GDP is promoted by elongation factor Ts; many prokaryotes have two copies of the gene encoding EF-Tu) has protein sequence MPGDNIEMTVELIIPVALEKNSKFAIREGGLTVGSGVITEILD, from the coding sequence GATGCCGGGGGACAATATTGAGATGACGGTGGAGTTGATCATCCCGGTGGCGTTGGAGAAGAACTCGAAGTTCGCCATTCGCGAAGGCGGCCTGACCGTCGGCTCCGGCGTCATTACGGAGATTCTGGACTAA
- the rplK gene encoding 50S ribosomal protein L11, protein MAKKLKAVVRLQLEAGKANPAPPVGPALAGHGINLMGFCKEYNARTSNRPGEVIPVDITIYSDGSFQLALRTSPTAVLLRKAAGLEKGSAVPNRNKVGKVTRAQVKEIAEIKMKDLNAIDLPGAMLQVEGTARSMGITVEG, encoded by the coding sequence GTGGCAAAGAAACTTAAAGCAGTCGTGCGCCTGCAACTTGAAGCAGGCAAGGCTAACCCTGCGCCGCCTGTCGGCCCGGCCCTGGCCGGCCACGGCATCAACCTGATGGGGTTCTGCAAAGAATACAATGCTCGAACCTCCAACCGGCCCGGCGAAGTGATTCCGGTGGACATCACTATTTACAGTGATGGCTCGTTCCAGCTTGCCCTGCGCACTTCACCAACCGCCGTGCTTCTTCGCAAGGCCGCCGGCCTGGAGAAAGGCTCGGCCGTGCCCAACCGCAATAAAGTAGGCAAGGTGACGCGAGCCCAGGTCAAAGAGATCGCCGAAATCAAAATGAAAGACCTGAATGCTATCGATCTGCCGGGCGCGATGTTGCAAGTGGAAGGCACCGCCCGCTCGATGGGAATCACGGTCGAAGGCTAA
- the rpmG gene encoding 50S ribosomal protein L33, translating into MASKSKDVRPVIALACADCKERNYTTQKNRRNDPNRIELKKFCPRCRKHTVHRETK; encoded by the coding sequence ATGGCAAGCAAATCAAAAGACGTTCGCCCGGTGATCGCGCTGGCGTGCGCGGATTGCAAAGAGCGCAACTACACCACGCAGAAGAATCGCCGGAACGATCCGAACCGGATCGAGTTGAAGAAGTTCTGCCCGCGGTGCCGTAAGCATACGGTGCACCGCGAGACGAAGTAG
- the secE gene encoding preprotein translocase subunit SecE: MSDNPVFRYLRETRAELSKVSWPTRQEATNLTIVVLITVVASAAVLGSFDILFGKLFQLILGIS; this comes from the coding sequence ATGAGTGATAATCCAGTTTTCCGTTACTTGCGCGAAACCCGCGCCGAATTGAGCAAAGTGTCCTGGCCCACCCGGCAGGAGGCCACCAATTTGACGATTGTGGTGTTGATCACGGTTGTAGCAAGCGCAGCGGTGCTCGGCTCCTTTGACATTTTGTTTGGGAAATTGTTCCAGTTGATCCTGGGGATCAGCTAA
- the nusG gene encoding transcription termination/antitermination protein NusG, with protein MAEILQDADDQRHWYVVHCYSGYENKVRHNLEQRIDTMGMKNKIFDVVVPTEEEIEVKDGQRRTVERRVFPGYILVQMVLSEDSWYVVRNTPGVTGFVGMGNTPTPLQPQEVSQIMRRMEAEAPKIKVSFKVGQKVRIVDGPFNDFIGTVGEIDAERAKVRVMVSFFGRETPVELDFLQVEKA; from the coding sequence GTGGCCGAGATTTTGCAGGACGCCGACGATCAGCGTCATTGGTACGTCGTGCATTGCTATTCGGGCTACGAGAACAAAGTCCGGCACAATCTTGAGCAACGCATTGACACGATGGGCATGAAGAACAAAATCTTCGATGTCGTCGTGCCGACCGAAGAAGAGATCGAAGTTAAGGATGGACAACGCCGCACGGTCGAGCGACGGGTCTTCCCCGGCTATATTTTGGTGCAGATGGTTCTCAGCGAGGACTCGTGGTACGTCGTCCGCAACACACCGGGCGTCACCGGTTTTGTGGGCATGGGCAACACGCCCACCCCGCTCCAGCCGCAGGAAGTGTCGCAAATCATGCGCCGCATGGAAGCCGAAGCGCCCAAGATCAAAGTCAGCTTCAAAGTCGGTCAGAAGGTGCGGATTGTTGACGGGCCGTTCAACGATTTCATTGGAACCGTCGGCGAGATTGACGCCGAACGGGCCAAAGTGCGAGTCATGGTGTCGTTCTTTGGTCGCGAAACGCCGGTAGAACTGGATTTCTTGCAGGTGGAGAAGGCGTAG